gaaatttttgatacatttcttGAAATTAGGTATCTAGTTTTCTGCGCTGTTAATATTTTTATAGATGCATCGTGAATcttgttaaaaatattttcaagcaattttttcaaataattgattttctttCGTAAAGcgtacaaatttttcatgagatCTTCCAAGTTTacaagtttataaaaaaattccgaTTCATTATTTATTCATGAAGTAAGGGACGCATTATGTACTCTATAATAATTATAGAGTAATTCGGGGCAGTTTGTTTAATAGAGCACTTAAACCTTTATTGAAACTAGGACACATGAACGATATAGTCTCGTAACGTTTGTGAACACAGTAAAATATTAGTAGACCAGTTCAACGAACTTTTCACGTAAGCAACGAAATTTACACTGAAATTAGATCTTATCTAAAAGCTGTTGTAAAAACGCAGCATCGaaagaattatattttttaactCGGACATTCAcattacaaaaagaaaaaaacattgtaatGAAAAATAAGGTATTATAGAAGTAACTACCACAATATAATTTACCTttctaaaattctcatttgAAAGTAAAGAATATTTTAGAGGTATAATTTTTCGGTCAGAAAAATTCATTCTCAAGGTTTTTTGAACCATTTAGGTACTTTGCCGGATGGGGCATTTTTTGGTAAGACGGGTGGTTTCACAGCTGCTGGTCTGGCACTTGGTGCTAAATCTTGTTCAGCATCTCTGTCTATATTTTCTGGTAGATGTTTCGGTTCGGTGTCTTTATTCTTCTTCGACATTTTTCTGCATAATAAATAATACCATTAATGTTAATATTCTGAGATTTTAGGTAGGTTAAATGTCAGTTGATTTGTTACCTAAAATGATTCGCAACTCTGAAAGCAATACTCGGTGATACGAgtctttttatgaatttttcttgaataaaatcTTGAGATGAATTATAATCAATAGATTCGCtaccaaaatataaatttatgcCAGGAACTGCACCGATTTCCACTAGTCTTTGATCATTCTTCAAAATGGTTTTCGGTGGTGATATATCTGTTCATGAAGGAAATTTAGTATCAGAAAATAcctaactgaaaaaaaatgacgtaagtaggtaatttttgagatACTCGAGATACTCACAAAGATAAAAATCTAAAGATGGCGTTTCtaagaaatttttagcaaatttaacGACTTCTAGGACAGTCTCGGATGATTTAAACACTCCTTGAAGGACTATTCTATTCGGAAAGATTATACGAATAACACAATGCGGATATAACGTTAATGTACGTTCAAGTTGTAATGATTTTTTACGAGCTCTAATCGAAGACGTTTCTAAAGATGCTTCTTCTAATTCAGATCTGTAACggaatgaaagttgaaattaaatattGATACAAACATCAGCGAACAGTAAATGTGAATTTACTAACCGCGTGCGTTTAATATCGCGTAGAAGAGTTTTGGCATCTTCAACAGTAAGCTCGTAGAAGTCATCGGTTTGGTCATCAAATCTGGGTGATTGAACGGAATCGATTTTAAATATTAACGCATATCTTTCGCCGatctaaaatgaaaatagtattttgctagaatacatttttaaagcaaaaccatgaaaatgaaataaacctTTTACGTACGTATTGAACTTCGTTAATATTAAAAGGCGCAGTTTCTTCGTCTGAATCATCTTTACGAACATTTCTTGAGGTACTTGGTTCTTCTTTTTTCTGCAAAGGAGATGCTACTagtgtttcttcttttttaggTGGGCTTTCTGGCGAAGgtgttttttcatcatcttcGTCAATATCCATCTTTTCGGCTACATTTACTCTTGTATTATCTTGTGATTCATCTTGATTTGATACGATTGCTTCATCGGCGTTTTCTACTTTACTATCACtcggttcattaattttttcagtgtttttagtAAGCGATTCTTCAGGTTTTGGTTTCTTTTCTTCGACAGGTTTAGGTTTAGGTTGTAGCGTACAAATTTTGGAAACGGATTGAGTTTTCAACTGTTCTCTAGTACGATGCATTAATCTgtcatttgaaattgaattagtTACAATATAACACGCATTGGACGCTGAACAGTGCGTGGTTAGAGTTTACCTCAGTAAGGCATTTCCACTGGTTAATCCTAACATTTTCAAAGTAGTAGTTTTCAACTTATCACCTATGACTTCTTGTCGAGTATAAATCACCACTGGATTTTCTTTCGATTTAATTTCTTCACTACATAATTGGTTGATGATATCTGAtaaggtacctattgaaaaacaaaaaagagtgttacacatttttcattttttctcaacaattctTGGAAAATATCCTACATGAAGGTAAAAAGGATCCAGAAAGTCGGTTCCCATCTTCCAACTGCAAGAAAACCGAAACAGGAGACGCCACTCGAGATTTTGCAGCAGGAATTAACTCTAATTGAGCATTATTGGACACGCCGCAAAATTGCACGGTTGATGTAAGATCAAGAATTCGACTATGAAATCtatttaaaatgaagaaacaaTTAATTTGATGCGACttcgaattgaaaatgtatCGGAATTTGAGCTGCTTACTTCAAGTCATAATCGTCCGCATTTAATCCTTGTTTCTTACATACTTCTTCCAAAACCTGTCGAGTGAAAAGCATGATTAGTAGGTGAATTCATATCATGTCGGAAAGTGCAAAGGGTTGATACGATAGGATAAAGTATGACATTACAAAATGATTCAAACGAAATAATTTACCAATAGAACCGGAGTGGTTGGTTTCACATTTACGCGCTGTCGTCTTCCATTACCCAATAACACAACCAAAGAATGACTCATATTTATACATTAAAGTTTAAAATAAGTATAACTTTAAATTTTGCTTCATCGatgtaaaatgaagaaaattatcAGCATTTTGCAGTTtcatgttgataaaattttgtattgtttATTATTGCAATGTAGCAAACTTTGGCAGAAGTTGCTAAGGAATTAAATTATTACTGTTAAATTGTTAATTAATGGTTTTTTCACATGATTCTTCTGAAAATGgattaaattattcaattttgcaattatttgAAGCACAGATAATGCAAATATTTTTAGTTGAaggataattttaaaaaaattatgctctAATTTAAAACAATTAAGAATTCTTTACTTTGGTTAAACTGTGTCTGCATTTCATTTAAGATGACGTCAGTGATGAATGGccaatgaaaatgaatgaatcgaATGATGATGATCGAAAGAATGGACAAGAATGAGCACCCAAGTTTTTATTTCTCATTCCATTGTTCGCtgcccaaaaaattttcctcttgCGTCTTCAACTCAACACCGAGTGTTTATAACCGTtcttttttgatcgaaaaaatgttctattttctgtaatttttacgATTAGTACCAACTTTTAAAGAATCCATTAACTTATTATTCGAACGATCATGTTGTTTTAAGAATTCTGTATGTGTTAAATTTCccatatttcataaatttctgGTTTGTCGCGTATAATGCGCATTGTTGTCGCCAACGTGAAAACAACTTGAGCAGAATCCATCATGCTGGAAACGGTCTTACTAGAGGAAGAATATTCCCTCATTCCAGAGGGTATCAGATCGAAAATAGATAAAATCCTTTCCGAAACCTCTGAACGGTATCTGAATGTTACAGCCCTACACGAAACCTTTAAACGGGACCAAGGTTTGTAGAATATTAGCCGCTGTGGTATTTCAAGTCCGAATTATAACGTTATCTCTTTACTAGATGAGGCGGTTGGAGATTTGCAAACCAAGTTAAAGCAGGAGATTGAAAGGCGCGAAAGCATTCAATTGGAATTCGAAAAAACATCTCAGAAATTGAACGAATTCGATGCAAAAGTCGACTCGCTTCAGAAACAGTCTGcacagttgaaaaatgatctcATCTAGTAAGTAATCTTGAGCTGTGAATCTTgtattttctgattttaatATACGGTGATACGTTATAGCCATGAAAACGAAGCCAGAACTTACCGTATTCAAAGAGACGATATTGCCGATGAAAAGTCCTCTTTGCAAGCTATTCTCAACCGGCGCAGcaatgaattggaaaatttgaaatccgaTTATGACTCCATCAATGAGAAATATAAACTGGCGGTTCAAGAGAAAATCGAAGCTTTGACTCAGCTTGACGAAATTCAAGCAAAGAAAATTGAACTCGATTTCAAGTTGGTTATCGTATTAATGTTATTTGATATCTTACATGGTTGAATTTCTAAATGTATGATTGAATTTCAGAGAAAAACGATTAGAACAGGAAAAGAATTTGATTAATGAACAAATCAACTTGTTATCCAGCGACGTTACGAAGCATCATGCTGAAATGAGCAATGTAAAACGGGAACATAGCACTCAGTTGATTTCTTTACAAGCGGAAGTCcaacagaaaaatgaagaagtAATCATATATCCGTCCCTTATACGTTTTCATAGAAGTTTTTCTAACTTGAATATTATTTCTAGATCCGTGTTCTTTTGGAAAACGAGCAAAATTATAAAAGGACGATCGAAACTTTGAATGATAAGATAGAAGAACTGAATAATCGTCTTACCGGTCAATCCGAAGTTGAAAACGAATTACGTAACAAGTATGTGGCTGAAATTGAAAGTCGAACGAAGCTCGCCGAAGTTTACAAaggtagtatttttttaaaaatttcaccgcCATTTCGAGCTTGAACTAATCACTTAAATTTATAGAAATGAGTGAAGAATCTGGTAAGAAATGCGAAGAATTAGCTTCAACGGCGAAAGATTTGCAGAAACTTCTCAGTGAAGCGGCTGTTCAATACGAAGATTTAGAAAAACGATACACTATTAACGAAACCACCTATAAAGAGCATCTTCAAAAGAAGAATGACACTATAGCCGCTCTAAAGAAAGAACTGGCTGACGCGAATAACTTGATAGATACCTTGAAACAAGGTATTTTTCACTCGTGACTTAGCATAAAGTTAATTCAAGACGTATATTGatcgtgaaatatttttcaggtCATCTGAACGATACTTTGGAAAACTTATCCCCGCATGCTGCTGCTGCCTACAATATTATGCGAAAAGGACTTACTCTTACGCAGATTTACTCTGAATATGCCAGTGTTTCTGAGCAACTGCTTATCAAGACACATGATAATGAGCAACTTCAAAATACCTTCAAAGCTTTTATCGAAGTGCGTATATAGCAACTTGATTCCGTTCGTTTggtatttatattttaatattttgaaataatgctTTAGGAATTGGAAGGTAAAGCCCATATTATTAGAAAACGAAACGAAGATTACGCTGAAGCCATGGCAactattgagaaaatttcgcaaTCGTATGGCCAGTTAGAATTAGACTACGACGTTATGAAAGAAAAACTCTCAGACTCCGAAAGAAATACTGCTCGATTAACGCGAGAAAATGAGAGACTTCACAAGACAATTTCAGATCTAAGCAGACAGGTATTATGATTTGCTTCTTCGCAGATAGTAATAATTGTTTCAATCggtttttaaaatgagttttgtTCTAGGTTTGTTTCTTATTGAAAGAAGTGGAAGAATCTAGGGGTGGCGAAATTTTAATCCGGCAGGTTGGCGATTCGTCTGATTACCTCAACTCCTCTGATGTGAGTAAACTAATTGTGAATGTATTTCGCAACACATAGTTGATATCAAACTAATAAAATCTATATTTTTATGTTAGATTATAAGTAAAAAATTAGTAACTTTCCACGATATACAAGAATTGCAACAGAACAACCAAAAGCTATTGGCTACTATTCGAGATCTTtcagaagaatttgaaaatgctgaaattaaGTTGAAAGCTTACAACAAAGAGGAATtggaggtaatttttgaaatacttactgTGATATTTTTATATCGTAGAACTGATAGGTGGAAAAAAAGTGGTGTcatttacatatgtatttgtTAATATCATTTCAGACTACTGTGTCAAGCTTGCAGAATTCTATAAGCGAGAAAAACGAAGCATTTGAAAGGCaagaaaaaatcatacaaatgttgaaaaatcaactgaaaatgTACAAATTATTAGGTGCCGATAAAGCGGCTGGAGATCGAAGCTTCAATGAAAACGTAAGTGTAAGGCTATCGATATTAAATTTTCGTGACTGATAAAATCgctgattaaattttttgaattcgaatagGCCATAATGGATGTTCCGATGATCGAGAGTGATACCAGAAAAGTAGCATCAATTCAAACAAGTGGTTCTGAAATAGAAAGTGCGCATTGCGCTGAGGTAATCTATCGTATTTCAATGCAGTATTTCCATTAAGTTATAAATTATTTatactattgaaaaaatgtattcagttGCAGAAAGAACTGGCTGCCAAAAAAAGAGAGATCGCAAACTTGAAAGCCAAACTTGACACCTGCACCAGAGAGCAttcgataaatgaaaaaatgatgatggaaaatctcgaaaaagctgaaaaaagcttccaaaaattatctCATGATTACAAAGCCCTAATTTCGCGAGCCGAAAATAACGAAGAAAAATGCAAATGTTTCAAATTAACTATTGGATCTCTCAAAGCAGAAATTACTGCTTTGGAAAACAAATGCAAAACGTACTCGCAAACCATCGGAAAACACGAACAAACTATCACTGTTCTTAGAGACGTATGTTCGTTGTGATAGAAATACAAAGTTGAATAAAGTCAGTTCTTCGATAATTAATCAAACGATACGATTTCAGGAAGCCATGAACGCGATGAGCGAATTATCTCGAAGTCAAGTCCTGCTCGAGAATTCTAAACGAGAATGCGCCATGTTAAGAGAATCCGAAGCTAGATTAATCGCTGAAAGAGATGTACTCAGACAAGACAAACAGAACCATGCTTATTTGCTCTCCAACATTGAATCCATCAAAACCAGTATTGAAAGATCCGAATCcgaatggaaaatgaaaatcgaacaGAAATGGAATGCTGCGGAGCAGGAGTGTAGTGCATTAAGGAGACGCTTGCAGGTAGAAACTAAcgattcaaatattttcatggaATGAGAGCTCgaagtttttgaatatttctaataattcaattttgtaGGACGAGCAAGACCGgtacaatgaaaaaattgccttCTTAGAACAGATTGTGGAATCATCTAAAAGCCGTTTAGATGAAGAGAAGAAATCGAGTACTGATCTTTCTAATATGATAGATTCATTGAAAGCAGACTtggaagaaaaaactaaaactatcgacgaattaaaaagtaaattgaGAACATCGTCCTCGGAAAATTTCGCtgaaaaaggtataattttttgacaccttttttaaaagaaagaaagaaagcaaaataatttattgtattgatgaatatttttcagaattacgaatgaaaaatctacaaaataaGTATGAAATGGCATTAAAAGATATCGAGCATTACAAAGGATTATTGGAAGCAGCTAAAAAAGATTCTCAAGAGATTTCTAAATTATctggcgattttgaaagtatgCTTGTTTCGGAACGTGAAGTGTACTTGCAGAGCAAAAAAGACATGGAAGCgaagtaattttgattttaggaatttttctcttcatagttatgtttgaaaattaactcgttctttttctttcaacagGATCTGTGAATTGGCTGGCGAAGTAGCAGgattacaaaaacaaaacgcTGTGCTTCAAAAACGTGTCAGTGAATTATCAAATCTAAATCAAACATCGATGATTAATCTAAATGATGAATTGATGGAAGAAAAACGCAAATATTTGTCGATGTCTGAAAATGTCAATGCTTTGAAGCAACAATTGGCACATGCTCAAACTGAAATGAAAGCTGCACTTGATGCGAAACTCACCGCCGAAAAGAAATATACCGATGAGATGTTACAACACACCGAAGATATTAAAGTtagtacagaaaaaaaaacattgtctgGTTCTTCCCAAGCTTTATAAtaattgtattttcaattttttgtttaggAACTCAAAAAACAGATCGAAGTAGTGGTTTCGTTGCAGAACAGAATAGATCAGTTGACTATCGAAAGAGACGCGGCTATTTTAAGAGCGGAATCTAATATGAGTAATTGGCATGAACAAGAAAACCGAATACGTGATGAAATGCATTCGCAAAATCAACGTTTGAAAGATTTAGTTTCACAAAATGAGCTGCTTTTGAACCAGATTCAAGAATTGAGTTTGAAATTATCGATCAGACAAAGCCAGGTTAGTCGATGAGGAAAATTATTGCAATGCGAATTGTTTTCACTCATTTATACTTTATGTTCGTTGGGTGAAATCTTTCAGGACCCAGCGAAGGATGACAAGAATGCATCAACTTCTTCCGAAGGCGGCGATCGAAACGCTGACAATCTATTACAAGTTATCAGTTACTTGAGACGTGAAAAGAACCTCGCCACTTCTCAATTGGAAACTTTATTATCTGAAAACAGAAGGTAAATTGAATAATCGTcactatttttcaataaaaaagaaagaattgtcgattaaaaatgtttattttactTAGATTGAAGTCTGAAACCGACCTAATTAAACGTCAGTTGGATGAAACTCGCGCTTTACTCGAATCTGAGcaacaaaaaagtgatatttctTCGACAACCGCTGCCAAACATGCCGAATTAATCAAtaaggtaactttttttttactatagcAATAATTTTACCGTCATAAAAAATGTGCTAATTATTCAATTATGTGCAGGTTCAAACGCTCAACGCTCTGAGTGATAGTAATCGCGTTTTACGTGAAGAAAGAGACAGATATGCTGCTGAATTGAGTGACATCAAAGAGAAATTCGAGCAGGTAGAAAGCCAGACTTTGATACCGTTGAGAAATGAAAACAAGCAAATCACAATGCAGTTGGAATTATTGCAAACGGAGAATATCGGTTTGCAAAAGGAATGCAACAGATGGAGAACTCGTGTTACggaaatgactgaaaaaatcaacaagaaTAATTCGGAGGATTTGCAAAAATCGCTTACATTAGAAAGAGACGCGCATAATAAGACGTTGGACGATTTGCGTTCCGTCAAACAAGAGAAATCCAAACTCGAAGATCAGGTTTGTAAATACTATTAGCGTAAATACCTATTAACATTGTACaaatttggaattgaaattttgatttttttttttttaaattatttctagCTGAAGAAATTGCAAAGCCTTCATTCTCGCGTTGCAGCCATTGAAAAAGAAAGGGCTGACTTGATTAGAGAACGTAACGATTTACAAAAAGAattaaacgaagaaaaaactaaaaatgccaAAGTCACTCAAGATTTCGAAGAATTGCAAAAGACTTTAGGCACTCACGAAACTATGATTAATGATATGAAACAAAGTATTTCTCAAGTAAGTTGAAATGATACAGAGAcaataattattcaaacttTATTGATATTCAACTTCGTATTAATCGTTTAGATAAGATCAATCGCTAAAAGATACAAAAATCAATCTCAAGAattattgaaacaaaatgaagaaCTTAAAAGCAAACTAGCAGAACAatctgctgctgctgctgctgaaCCGGCTCCTGTAGTTCCTGCTGAAATTCCTCCTCAAGAACAAGATCGCTTGAGACAAGAAGGTAGACAGCAATTGGAAGCTGAGATGGGAAATCGTATTAGAGAACTGAACGAACAAGTAATATTTATTTTACCGAAGAAGCTTATTAAACGAACAAATGTCGAGAAAAAACATTCGCTTCTTTTCAGATAACTGCCAAACAAGAAGAAATTGATCGTTTGTTAACGGAAAATAAAGCTTTGCAAGACACCGTTGTGGAGAAAGAAGTCAGAGCTACGGATATACTGAAAACCGCTCGAAATCGTATTCAGAATTTGGCCAAAGAGgcgaaaaaacatcaaactgATGCTGAATCGTATAAACAACAAATGCAGCATATTGAAACCGCTACCAGAGGTATTTTAATCGAAATAATTATCTTCAACTTGATGCTAAAGATATCAAAACGTGTTTGTTGACGAATTTCAGAGGAAGGAATCGCTCGTCAAAATGTGATTAAATCAACGTACGAAAATCGTATTTCtaaattagaaaaagaaaaaactgaagcTCAAACGGAACGAGATCGTTTAGCTCGTGAGGTTGAAATACTCTCGCAAAGAATTGCGGCGTTACAAAGACAGTTGCTTACGCaacaggtaaatttttcaatccgaTGTAAACTTGACGTGTTTGAAGACGAAATAACTAATAATGGGTGATTTTCAGGGAGTCAAGTCTGCTGTGAATAGCGGCCAAGAAAAAAGCAATATCGAACCACCAACTGCTAATATTAAACCTATGGCTGGACCTTCGTCCTCCGTTGCTAAGTCACAACAGGTAATtctaaattctgaattttccGTAAGGTCTGCGATGCGAATAATTAGTAATGTAATCGTGTTTGGTGTAGAACCAACAATCTGTAGCTGTTACCCCGTGGAGATCGGCTAACGAAACTCCATTCGCTAGCATTAGACCTATGTCAATGCAAACGAGAACAGCAGCTGTATTGCCAACTAGTCAGACTTCTTGTAGTAGCGCCACTCAAAGGTAAATAtacattgaaattgattttaaaagtcGTAGAAAGccgtctcaattttttatttttttaaaaattgtacttcTAGTACGGTTCTCGTACCGCCTCAACAACAACTTGTGGATACGAGTTCGAATGCGCCCAGTATTGCTGAAGCATTTTCGTCTTCTCCTTCGTCATCGTCTCATACCGATTATAACATGCCTTCAACCAGCTCTTCCGTTAGCCACACTTCAGCCAGGCAAGTCGTGGTTACTCCAACTCAGCAAGCATCACATTCAGCTGAATCAACTCAAGTGAGTCGACTGACATTCGTCAAAATCGcgcagatttttgaacaatgtaAACTAAACAAAGTTACTTTTTCACAGGATATGGAAGCCGAATGCGGTAACCAAGAATTACCATCCCAAGCTGCACTCTCGAGCCAGCAGCAACCATCGCAAATGTCTCAAAATCAAGGAGCAGGCATTTCGACTCTGTCAATCATCGCTACCCCGTCTGTATCGCAATCTCAAGCACCTACGGTGGCTTTAGTACTTCCCAGAATCGATTTACAAAACCTACCTACCGGCGGACCGTCGCATTTGTCCAATGTACCGGAACAATCGATGGTAGCTAGTAGCCAAACAACCCCAGCTTCTTTGGTATCCGCGTCTAATCAAACCGATTCTTCGAATACGCCTAAAAGAACCGAAACGTATTATCAACAAGACGGCGAAGACTCGAATCCTGGTCAGGTATCGGCCAGTAATCAGCTCAGTCAGCAGCAACCGGTCGTCGCCAGCAGTATCGAGACTGCGCCCGAACAGTCGATTGTCAGTGCTAGTAACCAACAATCTGGCGAGAAAACTGTATCCGAACCTTCGGTGGCGAGCAGCAATGCGAATAGTAGTAATACTGTGACTACGACTCAAGCTGGTCTGAAGCGTTCCAGGGAGACGGAAGGCGAGAGCTCGAGAAGCTCTGGTAGCACGGAAGTTAATTCTGTGCAACCGCAGGTTAGTGTCACGTGATGGCAGAAGATGAAGTTTGTAAGCGGTTTTATAACGAGCgagttttatttgtttttaggCGAAACGTACTCGTCGCATGGAAACCGTTCACGAAGATATATTCCGAAGCGATGTCGACGAATCGAGTAACGCGGATGTGCTATTAAGGTATGGCGGGATCGATGTGGAATATCAGGTTCCAACATCGTCGCAACGTGATCAAGAATTTGATAATCTAGTCATCGATTCCGAAGGTGAAGATGAGTTGGAGGAGGATGAGCAAGTGCCCGACGATGgtgtaagaatttttttattatatcgACGTATTTTTAGCCCTTCAATGTCCGAGAGAGTTCGACcgataaatttcaagaattttcatgaGAGAATTTAGGCTGAACTGAACAATTTTAATTATTGAGTATTTCTCACAATATTTactataaaaaattatgttgatttttaaagccgaatttaaaaattcgaaaagaaaaaaagccaAGGATTAAAATATGCTGTTAAATTTTATCAGCTGAATTTCCatcgtttttctcaattttttagaattcaatcttttttttacttttttaaaacatttttgaggattaaaaaaatgtttgtctctgaatttgaagaaatttctgcttcgaatgaaataaaattttgggcaAGGAGAAAGAGctcaaatgttttgaaaattgcttacAAGGTAAcgtcttgaggtgtcactccgattttaatgaaaccgcgatttttggaaagagcatagtctaaaacccccaaaaccgaatttccagctgcccaagttcatttttcgatttttggcgaatttttgaaaattcaaaattgactgtttttggcgatttatgcttttttaaaaaaaagtacgtacttgatcaataaaaatggtcaaaataagtcccaaaactaatattaattatccagatccaaatttcaccatttccagccattctggagcctccagcgcgattttcaatttctccagaattttgaatttgctccagaaggcaagaatatgaagttgagcagctaaaaatcgagttgtatattacactcgacctgtttaacgagtttatccacatttgagccgattttgagagtgacacctcaagaatggttttttgaggtgtcactctcgctccaaaacggcaggaaatggtagaatttgcgctccagggattagttcttgaagaaatagagcgattcgcgcaaatttcaaaaatttcctcacaaacggttatcttttgattttttggattttttaattttgaaaaaagctggtcaaaagaccactcttgaggtgtcactcccaaaatcggctcaaatgtagataaactcgttaaacaggtcgagtataatacacaactcgatctttagctgcccaactgcataatcacgccttctggagcaaattcaaaattctggagaaattgaaaaatcgcgctggaggctcaagaggttcccttgttagttgaaattattactaaaatttgaaggaaaaaaatcaagtttcaaaagaaTGTGTGTGAAGTTTCCTCTTCgatgaaagttttaaatcatgggtATATTTTTTGGTCAAGACGATTCATTACTCAATAAGACATGATCATCCGGACCAGGCGACCAGGTCTTCATCCTGATCTGAACCACGGCTGAGATCTTCCGCAGCCAGACCCTC
The sequence above is a segment of the Planococcus citri chromosome 3, ihPlaCitr1.1, whole genome shotgun sequence genome. Coding sequences within it:
- the LOC135840824 gene encoding nucleoprotein TPR-like isoform X2; this encodes MLETVLLEEEYSLIPEGIRSKIDKILSETSERYLNVTALHETFKRDQDEAVGDLQTKLKQEIERRESIQLEFEKTSQKLNEFDAKVDSLQKQSAQLKNDLIYHENEARTYRIQRDDIADEKSSLQAILNRRSNELENLKSDYDSINEKYKLAVQEKIEALTQLDEIQAKKIELDFKEKRLEQEKNLINEQINLLSSDVTKHHAEMSNVKREHSTQLISLQAEVQQKNEEIRVLLENEQNYKRTIETLNDKIEELNNRLTGQSEVENELRNKYVAEIESRTKLAEVYKEMSEESGKKCEELASTAKDLQKLLSEAAVQYEDLEKRYTINETTYKEHLQKKNDTIAALKKELADANNLIDTLKQGHLNDTLENLSPHAAAAYNIMRKGLTLTQIYSEYASVSEQLLIKTHDNEQLQNTFKAFIEELEGKAHIIRKRNEDYAEAMATIEKISQSYGQLELDYDVMKEKLSDSERNTARLTRENERLHKTISDLSRQVCFLLKEVEESRGGEILIRQVGDSSDYLNSSDIISKKLVTFHDIQELQQNNQKLLATIRDLSEEFENAEIKLKAYNKEELETTVSSLQNSISEKNEAFERQEKIIQMLKNQLKMYKLLGADKAAGDRSFNENAIMDVPMIESDTRKVASIQTSGSEIESAHCAELQKELAAKKREIANLKAKLDTCTREHSINEKMMMENLEKAEKSFQKLSHDYKALISRAENNEEKCKCFKLTIGSLKAEITALENKCKTYSQTIGKHEQTITVLRDEAMNAMSELSRSQVLLENSKRECAMLRESEARLIAERDVLRQDKQNHAYLLSNIESIKTSIERSESEWKMKIEQKWNAAEQECSALRRRLQDEQDRYNEKIAFLEQIVESSKSRLDEEKKSSTDLSNMIDSLKADLEEKTKTIDELKSKLRTSSSENFAEKELRMKNLQNKYEMALKDIEHYKGLLEAAKKDSQEISKLSGDFESMLVSEREVYLQSKKDMEAKICELAGEVAGLQKQNAVLQKRVSELSNLNQTSMINLNDELMEEKRKYLSMSENVNALKQQLAHAQTEMKAALDAKLTAEKKYTDEMLQHTEDIKELKKQIEVVVSLQNRIDQLTIERDAAILRAESNMSNWHEQENRIRDEMHSQNQRLKDLVSQNELLLNQIQELSLKLSIRQSQDPAKDDKNASTSSEGGDRNADNLLQVISYLRREKNLATSQLETLLSENRRLKSETDLIKRQLDETRALLESEQQKSDISSTTAAKHAELINKVQTLNALSDSNRVLREERDRYAAELSDIKEKFEQVESQTLIPLRNENKQITMQLELLQTENIGLQKECNRWRTRVTEMTEKINKNNSEDLQKSLTLERDAHNKTLDDLRSVKQEKSKLEDQLKKLQSLHSRVAAIEKERADLIRERNDLQKELNEEKTKNAKVTQDFEELQKTLGTHETMINDMKQSISQIRSIAKRYKNQSQELLKQNEELKSKLAEQSAAAAAEPAPVVPAEIPPQEQDRLRQEGRQQLEAEMGNRIRELNEQITAKQEEIDRLLTENKALQDTVVEKEVRATDILKTARNRIQNLAKEAKKHQTDAESYKQQMQHIETATREEGIARQNVIKSTYENRISKLEKEKTEAQTERDRLAREVEILSQRIAALQRQLLTQQGVKSAVNSGQEKSNIEPPTANIKPMAGPSSSVAKSQQNQQSVAVTPWRSANETPFASIRPMSMQTRTAAVLPTSQTSCSSATQSTVLVPPQQQLVDTSSNAPSIAEAFSSSPSSSSHTDYNMPSTSSSVSHTSARQVVVTPTQQASHSAESTQDMEAECGNQELPSQAALSSQQQPSQMSQNQGAGISTLSIIATPSVSQSQAPTVALVLPRIDLQNLPTGGPSHLSNVPEQSMVASSQTTPASLVSASNQTDSSNTPKRTETYYQQDGEDSNPGQVSASNQLSQQQPVVASSIETAPEQSIVSASNQQSGEKTVSEPSVASSNANSSNTVTTTQAGLKRSRETEGESSRSSGSTEVNSVQPQAKRTRRMETVHEDIFRSDVDESSNADVLLRYGGIDVEYQVPTSSQRDQEFDNLVIDSEGEDELEEDEQVPDDGIIDENDDVPEDVEDEEEFESEEAYEMEGYDREEQDASVNRYPALGPDIDEVQVHDQDNEVEIIDEESNEVPNQSGRSDGIAIISARRGIEQQSSEATSSGNNMRAQSASITSNQSPIPLQFGRRSSTISPLNRQPNQQLLLSQGFEDNAGDDSIVPSTPTLCVPRRTDGFGEAVSSPHVPSSGRFTFSESQPPVGRAGVALMVSEGIDDTRMDLSQLEDNAGTGRSVPSTPLQSSPQEVDRIEVGQSVEDNQPLNEELSCNTNNQQQPPPEDILLDNVAYHGEPADNELEAANDSENLVDEPTDQGVTSDSGPPDQQVAGTSQNVPDDVEEGREAEAARSHDIQQIPQQILTTGGTARRGATRVGRSRARGAQSWENATISNTQEQSASRGTQARGRGGNNPRAYRRGNRRQRSWTPFGRY